In Bosea sp. PAMC 26642, the DNA window GTGCTGCTGATCGACGGCCTCGCCTATGGCGCCTTTCCCGAGAGCATCGCCGCGGGACTTGCGGGGCGCGTCGTCGCACTCGTCCATCACCCGCTCGGTCTGGAGACAGGCTTGACGCCAAACCAGGCGGACAGCCTGATCGCGCGGGAGATCGCAGCTCTGCGTTATGCCAGGGAGATCGTGGTCACGAGCCCGACGACGAAGCGCCTCCTCGTTGCGGATTTCGCAGTGGACGAAAACCGTATCGCGGTCGCGGTGCCCGGCGTCGATGCCGCCGCCCGAGCGGCCGGTGGACCGACGGCGGGGCCGCTGGACCTGCTCGCTGTCGGCTCGCTCATCCCGCGCAAGGCCTATGACGTGCTGGTCGAGGCGCTCGAAACCCTGAAGCATCGGGACTGGCGGCTGACGATCATCGGCGCGACCGATCGCGCCCCCGGCACGGCGCGCGCGCTGGAGGCCCAGATCGCGGCGGCCGGATTGAGCGATCGGATCGCGCTCACGGGTGCCGCCGACACGCCGACGCTGGCGCGGGCCTATGACGGCGCAGGCCTTTTCGTCATGCCCTCGCTCTATGAGGGCTATGGCATGGTGCTGACCGAGGCGCTGGCGCGCGGCCTGCCGATCCTGTGCACCACCGGCGGTGCTGCCGCAGAGACGGTCCCGGACGCCGCAGCCGTCAAGGTGCCGCCCGGCGACGCCGCTGCGCTTGCAAAAGCCCTGACGGCGCTGATTGATGATAAGGACCGTCGTGCAGGCATGGCGGACGCGGCCTGGGCAGCGGCGGCAACGCTGCCGCGTTGGCGCGAAACGGCGGCAATCGTCGCCGAAATCTGCCGGAAAGTAAGGTTATGAGCGGTTTTTCACCTGATTGGTTGATCTTGCGGGAGCCTGCGGACCATGCCGCCCGCAACCCGCACATGCTCGCGGCGGTCGGGACGCACTTCTCGTCGAAATCCTCGATGACCATCGTCGATCTCGGCTGCGGCGCCGGTTCCAACCTGCGCGGTACCTTCGCTGCCCTCCCCGATCGCCAGCACTGGACGCTGGTCGACCATGACCAGCGCCTTCTCGACGCCGCGCGCAACAGCCTGGTCGCCTGGGCCGACGAGGCGCGCGAACAGGGCGAGGAGATCGTGCTGTCGAAGGACGGCAAGGCGCTCACCGTCGATTTCCGCCAGGCGGACCTTACCAAGGACCTCGAATGGGTTCTCGGCTGGCAGCCCGATCTCGTCACCGCCGCCGCTTTGTTCGACCTCGCCTCGAAGCGCTGGCTCGAACGCTTCGTCGCCGCCCTGACCAGCCAGCGCCTGCCGCTCTACACCGTGCTGACCTATGACGGGCGCGAGAAATGGCAGCCGCCTCATCCTGCCGATGCGCGCATGTTCGCCGCCTTCACGCACCATCAGAAGACCGACAAGGGCTTTGGTCCGGCTGCCGGCCCCGAGGCCACCGACATCATGGCTGAGGCGTTCCGCAAATCGGGCTTCGCCGTTTCGACCGGCGATAGCCCCTGGCTGCTCGACGGCGACCAAAAGGAGCTCGCGCTGGCGCTGACCAGGGGCATCGCCGACGCCGTCGCGCAGACGGGCCATGTCGATGCGGCGACCATCGCGGACTGGCTAGAAGCCAGGGCAAGGGCGGCATCGGGCCGCATCGGCCATCACGATCTCTGGGCGAGACCGGTCTGAGGCTCTACCGCCCGAGCCCCGGCAGCATCCGTCGCAGCACGCCGTCCTTGCGGATCAGGTGGTGGTACAGCGCCGCCGCGATATGGCCGCCGACCAGCAGCGCGATCAGGATCGCCAGGTTGCCGTGCACTTGCAGGACAGCCTCCGCCAGCGCCTGGTCTGGTTTGACGAGCGCCGGCAGATTGAACAGGCCGAAGATCCCGAGCGAGGGATAGAGCGACACACCGATCCAGCCCAGGGCCGGCACCACGAGCAAAAGCCCGTAGAGCAACCAGTGCACCAGATGCGAGGCCGCCTTCTGCCACCACAGCAGCGTCGGTTCGTCCTTCGGCGCGCCATGGATCAGGCGGTAGGCGAACCGCCCGACGATCAGCCAGAGCAGCAGGAAGCCGATCAGCTTGTGCGTGCTGAACAGCGCATCGGTCACTCCGTCCCAGATGTTCAAGGTGTTGCCGCGATAGGTCATGGCGAAGCCGAGCGGGATCATCACGAACACCGCCGCTGCCGTCACCCAATGCAGATGGCGCGCAGTGCCGCTGTAGATTTCTGTCGTCGCCGGGTCATGATCGCCCATCAAACAAGCCTCCGCACCATTCATCTGGCATTCAATCTGGCGTTCTTATACGAGCGATGGCAACAGATTGGATGTCTGTAGAGTCATTCGCGAGGCGACAGCGACTGCGGAACTGAGTTGCGAGCGGAACGTTTGTCCCCCGGAACCGGTGGTAAGATCCATATCGCCCTTCCGAACGTAAAAGACTACATTTCCCCGACGCCCTCCTTCGGCGCAATCTGACGGACACCCCGATGCCCAAGTCGCGTACGCTCTTCGGACGCCCGCAAGAGACCAATCTGGTGACGGTCGAACGCGCCATCTCGGAATTTCGGGCCGGCCGCCCGGTGCTGTTGCGCGATCATGGCGAACTGGCGCTGGCGTTCTCGGCCGAACTGGCCGAAGGCGAACTTGCTCAACGTCTCGACGAACTCGCTCAGGGCCGTGCTTATCTCGTGCTGAGCGCCGCGCGCCTGCGACGCCTCGGTGCGAAGAACCGGAGCGAAACCGGCATTTTTGCGATGCCGACCATCGATTTGGCCCGGATCGAGACTCTGGCCCTGAAAATCGACGCGAAGGTCGATGCTCCCGTGGCTCCCACGTCGCCGCTGGCCGATGCAGCGCTCGAACTCGCGCGTCTCTCGCTCGTCATCCCTGCCGCGGTCCTGGTGCCGGTCACCGCCGAAGCTGTTGCCGGCGAACCTTTGGTCGAGGTTACGCTGGATGCCGTCATGGCCTACCGCGCGACCCGTGCCGCCTCGCTCACGATCGTTGGCCGCGCCCCGGTGCCCCTCGAAGGCGCGCCGGAAACCGAGTTCGTCGTCTTCCGTGGCGGTGAAGGCCTGCGCGACCAGGTTGCGATCATCGTCGGCA includes these proteins:
- a CDS encoding glycosyltransferase family 4 protein, translating into MSEIVFAIPGDIDLPTGGYAYDRRLLAEWRAAGIPARHLALPRSFPNPTPDDLAETGRLIVSQPFDSVLLIDGLAYGAFPESIAAGLAGRVVALVHHPLGLETGLTPNQADSLIAREIAALRYAREIVVTSPTTKRLLVADFAVDENRIAVAVPGVDAAARAAGGPTAGPLDLLAVGSLIPRKAYDVLVEALETLKHRDWRLTIIGATDRAPGTARALEAQIAAAGLSDRIALTGAADTPTLARAYDGAGLFVMPSLYEGYGMVLTEALARGLPILCTTGGAAAETVPDAAAVKVPPGDAAALAKALTALIDDKDRRAGMADAAWAAAATLPRWRETAAIVAEICRKVRL
- a CDS encoding class I SAM-dependent methyltransferase, whose protein sequence is MREPADHAARNPHMLAAVGTHFSSKSSMTIVDLGCGAGSNLRGTFAALPDRQHWTLVDHDQRLLDAARNSLVAWADEAREQGEEIVLSKDGKALTVDFRQADLTKDLEWVLGWQPDLVTAAALFDLASKRWLERFVAALTSQRLPLYTVLTYDGREKWQPPHPADARMFAAFTHHQKTDKGFGPAAGPEATDIMAEAFRKSGFAVSTGDSPWLLDGDQKELALALTRGIADAVAQTGHVDAATIADWLEARARAASGRIGHHDLWARPV
- a CDS encoding cytochrome b: MGDHDPATTEIYSGTARHLHWVTAAAVFVMIPLGFAMTYRGNTLNIWDGVTDALFSTHKLIGFLLLWLIVGRFAYRLIHGAPKDEPTLLWWQKAASHLVHWLLYGLLLVVPALGWIGVSLYPSLGIFGLFNLPALVKPDQALAEAVLQVHGNLAILIALLVGGHIAAALYHHLIRKDGVLRRMLPGLGR
- the ribA gene encoding GTP cyclohydrolase II RibA — encoded protein: MPKSRTLFGRPQETNLVTVERAISEFRAGRPVLLRDHGELALAFSAELAEGELAQRLDELAQGRAYLVLSAARLRRLGAKNRSETGIFAMPTIDLARIETLALKIDAKVDAPVAPTSPLADAALELARLSLVIPAAVLVPVTAEAVAGEPLVEVTLDAVMAYRATRAASLTIVGRAPVPLEGAPETEFVVFRGGEGLRDQVAIIVGKPDLADAVPVRLHSACLTGDLFGSLKCDCGDQLRETVQWMADNEGGVLLYLDQEGRGNGISNKMRAYRLQSQGWDTYDADEVLGFDLDQRHFDFAATMLKQLGISRVTALTNNPLKVSAIKAAGLEVAATQRVLGRPNVHNVRYLTSKRDRAGHVIDMDALMARAAPKD